The genomic interval CCGAAGTTGCGTCCCTGCATGCGCGACCACTTGATGACGTCCGGCGAGTTCTTGGCGACGCGCGCGAGCTCGTCAGAGATGATCGCGACGTACTTGCCGTCGTCCTCCCATCCCGCACACACCGACTCGATGGCCTCCTTCAGCGAGTACAGGAGCATCCCGCTCAGCGCGTCTCCCACCGCCTGCGGCAGCCGGAGGTTGTCGGCGCTCGCACCGGTCGCCGTCGACGTGGATCCGGAGTTGATGACGACCCGCAGGTACCGGCGCAAGATCTCCTCGAAGGAGACGACGCGGCCGTCGGTGCGCCACCAATGAGGCGCGAGCATGAGCACCTCGACCTTGGACGACGGCGCCTTCTGCAAGGCGGCGCGACTGGCCGCCTTCACCGACTCGCCGTACAGCTCGGTCAGCCCGCTGGCCGCGATCTGCAGACGCTCGACGTCACCGTCGATGGTCCCCTTCTTCACGTCGACCAGGCGACGGCGGATCCTCTCGGCCAGGTGTGCACCGAACGCATCCCCGTAGCCGCCCAACAGGGCGTGCGCGATCGACACCGGCGTCGCGACCGGTGCCGGCGACGGTGCGTCCCGGCTGGTCTCGGTCGCCTCGGTGAGCACATCCACGGGTGCGCCGAGCGCTGCGGTGAACACGCCGCGCAGCGTCTTGGCGGAGGCGGCGCCGATCGAGTCGTCGCCCCAGTGGTAGATCATCTTCTCCACGAACTTCGCGGCGCAGTCCTTGACGTCGCTTCCCCCGGCGAACATGTCGATCCTCGCGCCCTCCGGGTCGGCCAGATCGAACACGTGGACCTTCTTCTTGCCGAGTGCCTTCGCCCAGCGCTGGTACTCCGCGGCGTCCTTGCCCGTCTTCGACTCGAACGCGACGATGGCGCCCTTGGACCCGAGCACCGAACGCGACTGCTCGGGGGACTCCGCGTCCTCGCGCGGCAGCGGCTGCTGGTCGGCCAGCAAGAACGCGAACAGGGCACGCAGCAGATAGGACTTGCCCGATCCGGGCTTGCCGAACACGGCGATACCGGCCCACAGGTCTCGTGCGCTCAGGCGCACCATGCGGGAGACCGCGTCCAGTCCGATCACCGGTCCGATGCGCTGCAGCAGTGCCGGCGGGGCGCCACGGTCCCCGGTCTCCGAGGTGCCCGACGTCGAACCCGCGGCGGGCGCGAGCGCACCCACCGGAAGCAGGGCGCCGAGCTTGAACGAGCCCCGGTCCAGCGGATAGTCACCCGGGCCCTTCGGCTTCCCCTTCGAACCGCCGCCCTGGAAGTCGTCGGCCGACTCCGCGCGCCCCTGATCGTTGCCCTGCGTCGGCGGCCTCGTGCGCAACGCCCACCGGATCCGGGGGAGCGGGAAGTCGCCGCGGCGGAACCGCCTCTCGTACCGCACACCCCAGGCGACATACCCCGCCAGCGCGAGCAGAGGAATGAGCGTCGCGAGCATGAGCACCATCGACACCGCGGCAACGGCGCCCGGTGGGATCACCGCCGCGACCGCCGCCGCAGCGACCCGCACGGCGACGCCCGCAGCGAGCACCACCAGGGCGATACCAGCCAGTGCCGCAACCACCCAACGACGAGGGAAGCGGACGGCGCGCGTCTCCAGATCGAATCCGTGCATGTCGCCGGCGACCTGACGCATCAGCGACTCAGTTCCCTCGCGTGAGGACGACGCCGCAGCCACGTGCGCGATGACACCGTTGGGCTCGAGCGAATGATGAGTGCCGCCAACGATGCGCCCCTTGATCCACGTGTCCCACTTCCGGTCCTCGTGCAGCAGCTTGCTCCGATGCGGTGCGCGCATCGTGATCGCCACCCACGACCCCACCGACATGTCAGCCAGCGACGCCGCCATCGAGAACGGATCCTTCCCCGACTGCGTCGTCGACGAGCGCGTCCCGCCGGGCCGGTAGAACATGTGGCCGACCTCCCGGGCCGCATCCAGTCGCGGCAGCCCATCGACGTAGGCCAGCTTCCCGGTGACCGCCTTCGCCGCCGACAACGCAGCCTTGTTCATCTCCTCAGTGTCCGGCGTGACGAGGTAGTTCTCCAGGCCGTCGTCCGTCATCACCGCGAGGAACGTGACAGGCGTGCGAGGACTCAGCGCCGACGCGAACGCACGCATCCGCGTGGCGACCATCTCCGGGTTGTTCTGACCGCCCGACGCGCGCGTCACTCGGCGGACCACGATGTTGCGACTCATACCCTCCCCATATGCGAAGGAGCGCCCCACCACGGGCCCTCAAATCAAGTCTGGCTCTCTCACCAGCAACAACACCTTCCGGACGAGGCCTGACCTCGACAATCCGCCCGCCAGCACCGCCGCCGGTCCCCGCCCTGAACGCGCTGTGTCCACGATGCGGCTTCGCCGCGGAAATCGTGGTGCGTCCAGTCGTATGACCTCGTCCTCGTATCGACCCCTGTGCTTGATGGCTTCGCCGCTTCGGTGGTCGATCCTGCGTTCCCTCGTGAGGTCATCCGATCCGGCGGGGACGCTCGTGCGGAGCACTCGCCAGTACGCTTCGCGTACCGCTGCGCGGACGTCACGCTCCCGCTGCGCGGGATCGTTCCGCCGCTACGCGTGGCGTCCCGCAGGGCGGAACGCATGCGCTGCGCGCAACGGCAACGCCGAGACGACGCATCGATGGACGATCCGTCGCCACGAACCCGGCCCCGCAGGGGCTTATCGCACTCCATGAAGTGGGCGGGAAGAACCTCTCACGGGACGTTCACGCATCGACGACGCCGCGACCAGCCGCAACGCGTCCCCACCAGTGCATGCACCCCGCCGGGAACACCACGAACAGTGGCATTAGCGTCACGAGGATCCCCCGTACGCATCAGCCCACCGACACGAACCAGCACACACGAGCACAAGTCGGATTTGCGCTGCGCGCAGCGCCCCGAATCCACCATGCTCACGTACCGAGAAGGACGCACCGACACCGCGAAGGTTGCGTCACGACCCCACACCAGCACCACGTCACGCACACCGCACCGAACACGCCACGCTCTCCGCAACGAACCACGAGGGGCGAAGCCCCCAGGGAGCGAACCGACCGATCCGGACAGGGAGCACCGAGGAGGACGAGCGCCAGCGAGGACGACGACGGGGCGAGTCGGCCGGTGAGGGAGAGTGAGCGACCTCTTGTTATCGCTCTCGGCGCGGTTCGATCGGCTCGCGGCGTCGGGGCTGTCGCCCACGCCCGGTCGCCTCGCGGTGGCTCGGCGGTTCGGTTCGGCGCCTGTCGTCGGATGGTGAGGGTGTCCTGCGGGCTCGGCGGTCCGCCCACTTCTCTGGAGCGCCCGGTATGCCGGCGCGTGGAGCCCGCTCGAGAGGAGACCCGCCATGTTCGGACGGTTCGTTGACGCATTGAAGATGTCGATCGATGAGGTGGGCGCGAGTCTCTCCCACGTCCCCGGCGACTTCTTGGTGGTCGGCTGCGCGCTGTCGATCCTTCTCGGGCTGGGCGGTGCGCTCTTCGTGCAGGTGAAGAACCGCGTGTACTCGGTTCCCGGGACGCGCATCCCCGCCCTGTCGGTAGTGGCCGTGTACGGGGCGATTGCGCTCCTACTGCTCGGGACGTTGACGTCCCACAGTCAGGTCACGGGGAGCGATCTGGGGCGCGGCGCCGTCGTGCTCGTCTGTGGTCTGGTCCTGCTCTGCGGATGGTCCGTGTGGGCGAACGCGAGGATGCGCCGGATCGAGAACGCAGCGGACGCATCGAGGCGCGAGGGCGAGCTCTAAACGGTCTCCGGCTCCCAGATGTTCTTGGCCGCGTCCAGTGCGTAGTGGAACGCAGAGAGCACGTCGCCGAGGTCGGTGACGAAGTCCCCGTGGGAGAGGGACTGCCACGCGAACCCGTGCGCGGATCCACTGGCGGTGTGCCAGATCCACGTGAGGTGATCGCGCAGCACGCCCGGTTCAATCCTCGCATCGGCGGCCGTGACTTCGCGTCCGATCAGGTCCGCGGCGATGCGGATCAATGACCTGTCGCCCGGGAGGCCGGCCGTGTTGACGGTTTTGATCTTCCGGCGGAGCTCGTCGACCTCGTCGGTGTCCCAGCGCAGGCCCGGCAGATGTTCGATGCGGTCGATGTCTGTGAGGGCGCGGTCGAGGCTGCGGGCTTCCATACCGAGGATGTGCTCGGCGTGCTCGCGTCGGTCGTCGGACTGCGTGGGCAGGGAGATGTACCCGAGTCGTCCTGCGGCCATGAGGATCGTGCGGAGTTCTGCGCGGAACGGCGCCGGCGCGAACAGGTCCGATTGGATCGCGAGGCGCAGATGCGATGCGGACTCGAGCGCCGCGATCACGGCGTCGCGCAGTGAGTCCTCGAGGGACACCGGGGCGTCGGGGAAGCTGCTGTCGATCGCCGCGATCTCACTGGACGTGGCAGGGGGCTGACGGATCCATGCGTGGGTCGCAGGCAGCTCGAGGTGTTCGATGATCGACATCGATCGTTCGAGATGCGCGGGAGCGTCCGGCGAGTCGACGCTGAAGATGTACATGGCTCAAGAGTAGGGAGCCGATACGAGCAGAGTCCGGGGCGTGATGCTGCGGGGGAGTTCATCGCCAGGTGTCGCCGATGAGGTCGAGCATGTTCGCGTCTCGGATCGCTCGGCGCTCCTGGTTGGTCCCCGCCTGGCTGGTGGTCATTCCGGTGGCGCGCGCATGCCTCGCCGCGTCCAGCCTGTCGCCGTTCGCTGAGGGGTCGGTGAAGAACCGGCCGTCGGCGAGGTAGAGCTTGGCCATGTCGCTGCTGACTTCGAGCCTTCGGGCGATCTCCGCGCGCGTAAGTCCTTCGCTCTGGAGCTTCACGGCCTGCTGGCACAGCTCCAGGCGATCGCGCATCTTGCGTCGGGAGTAGTCGTTGACGCCGGCGTCGGAGGGGAGGTCGACCCCTGCATCCTGGGCCGCGATCGTGATCGTTCGCGCGGACACTCCCAGCGTTTCGGAGATCTCGTGCCGGGACTGCCCATCCTCGAGCAGCGAGACGATCTCGGCACGGATGCGACGCTGCTCGGGGTCGATGCGAGGAGCGCGGGTGTCGACGCCGGCCTTCTGCAGCGCCCGGGAAACGACGGCGGGAGAGACTCCTTGGCGTCGAGCGATGTCGACTTGCTTCCAGCCGTCGTGGAAGTCCGCGACGATGGTCTCGTTCCTCTTCCGGATCCGGGCGTCCTCGGCTCTTTGGCGCTCGTAGCGCTTCTCGGCGAGATAGCGCTCGACTCCTCGGGGCACGGCGCCGAGGCGAACCGTCGATGGGAGTCCGGCTTCTGGCGCGCGGTGCCGGAGTGCGATGAGGTGGGGGAGCGTGTCGTTGGTGAGGTGGAAGCCGTCGCGGGCGATCTGCTCGCGGACCGATTCATCGAGGGATTCCCAGAGGGGATCGAGGAGGCGCACGTACTCCTCGTCCGAGGGCAGCAGCTTGTTGAGCTCGGGGAAGGTGGGCAGCGCGGCGAAGGCACTCGCGATGAGCAGCTTGGATCGCCGGTCGTAGTCACTGCGGTACTGGAGGGGAACCAGCACTCGAGCTCCTGTGTTGTTGAGCGTCGCGATCATCGCATGCGCGTAGTACGCGTACCGGGCAGACGCATACCCCAGGCGTGAGCCGTTGAGGTCGATGGCCAGTGCGTGGTCGTCGTGTGCATTGAAGGGTTCGGGGACGAGTTCGCCCCAGGTCTCCACCCATGTGCCCGGGGGATGGAACCAGCACGATGGGTCGGCGTACAGGGCGCCACGCACACCGATCCACTTCAAGGGGACCTCTTCGAAGTCGCGGGAGTCATCGAGGGGGATCGCTCGTGCCGTCGTCCAGGTTGCCGTGCGGAGTTCTCGCTGCGGCCGTTCGTACTCGTGCGGGGGTCGACGATGGGTTCGTTCCCGCGCCTCGAGGAGTTCCCTTCGGGACACCACCCCGTGAAGGTCGATCTGCGTCATTCCTGAAGATTAGCGAGGCTCGGCGAACGGCGGCCGTGGTCGTCGAAAGATGGCCTGGGGTCAGGCGCGGTCGCTGCGCTCGCGCATGTCGCGGGTGCGCTCCAGCTTGGCGATGGTGTCCTGCGCTCGTTCGTCGGGTGCGTCGATCGATGCGATCCCGTGGCGCGCGGCGTCTGCGCCCGTGGGCCAGAGGGGCACCGTGGTGGAGTACTCGGCGCAGGAAGGGTCGAGGCTCCCGTCGATGATGCCGATCCGCACGGCCAGGAGCTCGAGCGGGTCGCGGTGTCCGAGCCAGCCGGCGCAGACGGTGCCGTCCTGCTGGTGGCAGGAGAACTCGCGTGCGGATGTCTGCTCGGGGATGTCGCCGTCGTAGGCGGGGAGTTTGTCGTATTCGCTGCGGTCCCAGACGCCGGAGGGCACGCCGCAGCGGTAGGGGCATGAGGCGCACGGGGTTTTCCGGGGTAGTTCGCCGCCGCTGTCGTTGGTGGTTCCCATCGCCGTGGTCCTTCCGCGCGTCCGGCCTCATTTTCGCAGAGCTGGTCGCTGCACCAGTGGGCGGGTGCTGCGCGTCGCAGGCCGTCCCGCGCCGGCACCCGAGAGCGTCGTGGGGTGTGGTCGGTGACGGCTTCGGGCCGGGGTGCTGTCCTGCCACGCGACGGGCGCGCCCACTGTCGAGGTGACAGCACCAGTGTCGGGAGGTCCAGAGATGACCACGCACCTGAAGA from Brachybacterium kimchii carries:
- a CDS encoding DUF6283 family protein: MGTTNDSGGELPRKTPCASCPYRCGVPSGVWDRSEYDKLPAYDGDIPEQTSAREFSCHQQDGTVCAGWLGHRDPLELLAVRIGIIDGSLDPSCAEYSTTVPLWPTGADAARHGIASIDAPDERAQDTIAKLERTRDMRERSDRA
- a CDS encoding helix-turn-helix domain-containing protein, yielding MKWIGVRGALYADPSCWFHPPGTWVETWGELVPEPFNAHDDHALAIDLNGSRLGYASARYAYYAHAMIATLNNTGARVLVPLQYRSDYDRRSKLLIASAFAALPTFPELNKLLPSDEEYVRLLDPLWESLDESVREQIARDGFHLTNDTLPHLIALRHRAPEAGLPSTVRLGAVPRGVERYLAEKRYERQRAEDARIRKRNETIVADFHDGWKQVDIARRQGVSPAVVSRALQKAGVDTRAPRIDPEQRRIRAEIVSLLEDGQSRHEISETLGVSARTITIAAQDAGVDLPSDAGVNDYSRRKMRDRLELCQQAVKLQSEGLTRAEIARRLEVSSDMAKLYLADGRFFTDPSANGDRLDAARHARATGMTTSQAGTNQERRAIRDANMLDLIGDTWR